Within the Medicago truncatula cultivar Jemalong A17 chromosome 4, MtrunA17r5.0-ANR, whole genome shotgun sequence genome, the region TTGAAAGTTTAAAAAGCAATTCTCAAAATATCGTAGACAACTTTATGAGGTCTGAAAAGCCTAGCTCTTTCCCCAAGATGCAAAGGAGCTAAatcttagggggtcaaaattgtagtttttacacttaggaggccaaaattgcaagtttttaaaaattaagggtGGAAAAGTGTgctttaaccttttttttattgttattggtGATGCAAAAGGTGTTACAATAATATTACATTTTGCGATATTTTCTTATTGTTACGATAATACTAAAAAATGTAACTAAATCTCTTTAGTAACAAGGACTTATCTAACAATTGTTTAAATGTTACTAAATTTAATCAGTAACATTTTCCTTGATTTAGTTACAAATATTACTAAATGTCATTGTTGTAATAGTGTCTCTTTCTCGAGATTTATCTAGGGGCAACATTTATTCATCTATTTAAGAGTTACAaaatttgaagtattttttGTTGTCAAATGTCATGCTCCTCCTGCTTCAATTACTCTTCATTTTTATTGGATTGTCCCTCCTTCTAATTGGATTAAGTGAAACTTCGACAGAGCTTCTAGGAGCACTTTTAGGGTTGTTTAGAGATAGCAATGGTTCTTTTCAGCATTAAGCGTGTCTGATTTCATCCCTTAGTTgtttgaaactaaaaataatcaacttaaagaaaacaaaagctTCCATTTGAATGTGCATTGTGACCAACTAGAATTGAGATCATTAGAAAAGACTAGTTTTATTTAACATGGACAATAACTTTGTAGAGGAAAAAAAAGTGAACCAAGAGTTTGAAATATAACTATGGAATGCTATGAAGTACGGACATTTTTCGAATTAGGCGTGTCTCGATATCGGATATGTGTCATATCTGACACGGATAtatataattacactaaattatatgattttcttaaattattaatgGTGTCGGCATGTCAGTGTCTATGTTGTGTCCGTGTTCGTATACGTGCTTCATAGATCGGAATGTCTTGACCAAACCAATCTATCAATTACTAGGATACAAGGTTGTCaatattgaaaaatgttatGAAATTAAGAATATTTCTCATGATTACAATTTTCTTACAATAAAGTTCCATAGTTACAAACTTAGTTTTACCTAAATTTGGTAACAAATTTTCTTAATCTACACTTATCTAAACCATTTTTGCAAGAACCTTCATGATATCATCCACAGTTGGCCTATGCAATGGATCATCTTTCACACAATCCTTagctaaaaaacacaaacaaagagCCTCTGGAAGTGAATAATCCTTCAAATTTGGATCCACAAAATTCCTTAACCCCTCAAAACAACCACCACCTTCACTACCTTCCCCaaacaaaaatccaacacaaTCTTTAACCAATTTTCCATCAAACTTTTCTCTTCCTGATATCAACTCAAGCAACACAACACCAAATGCAAAAATATCAACCTTTTGTGAAACTGTCCCATGCAAAAGATTGTTAGATACACCCCCCACATCTGCCAATTTTCCTCTCCAATTTTCAgttacaaatatatttctactaTTCACATTCATGTGAGCATAAGAAGGAAAAGAACAATAATGTAAATAGTAAAGACATGTTGCTATGTCAAATACTATTTGTGTCCTTCTATGCCAATTTAAAGTATTGCATGGATCCATTAAACAATCCCTTAAGCAACCATTTTTAGGTAACTCAAAAACTAAATAAGACCATGAAATTAAATCACTCTCACCATAACAAACACCAATTAAATTcacaatattaatgtgattgATTCTTGAATGTAAATCAATTACCTCACTAGTGTCTTCAAATCTCATCCTCTTTATCATAACCTCAATACCATTGATTAACCCCTTATAAGCAAAATCACCAATCTTGTTCACATCACTAAAAAAATTTGTAGCTTTTTCAATCTCTTCTATATGGTAATTAAGCAAACAATACTTGATACCAACAAGAAAATCAGGAGATAAGCATGAAGTTGTAGAGGTTCTTATTGGTGACCATAAAGTGGTTGAGTTTGTTGGATTAAAGGAATCAATAACATCATcagtttttctcaatttcttcaTATAAAATCCACTTGCAACCAATGTAATGAACAATACAAAACCTATAATAGGTCCTGCAATATACAAATTTGATGGTTGTGTTGATTCTTGTGTAAACGGATTTGTTGGAAGAAAATTAGGAGGTGGCGAAGGAGAATCTGGAATGTCGAATATTTTGATTGGACCATTTGCATCTCTTATTGGAATCAAAACAACCGTCTGAGGAAAAACTGATGACAAGGGTTGCAATTGATTTGCTTCCAAGAAATCATCAAGTGAGATACCAAATTTTTTACtcaatttatcaaaattatCTCCTTGTATAAGAGGGTATGTAACAAAGTACTTTATTACACCTTTCATAATACTAGAGTAATTTTTTGGACATGAACATCTAAGAGGTACATGAATAACATCACCGAATTTCGGTTCATTACCTTGATTTTCGTTTTGATCGGAAAGTGTGACATGTTTCAATAGACCTTCAAAAACCTCACAAGCAATATTGGAAAATGTTGTTGAGCTTTCAAGATTTTTGTAGCTGAGTTTGGCTTGGTAAAATTGGTTAGAACATGTACATTCAATAGGAATAAGAACTTCTTTACCTTGTTTGAGTATTTGTGAAGAAGATGTGAGGTTGTTTATGTGAAGAATCTCATTGGTGTTTTTGTTGAAGAGGTTTGAGATTTGTGAAATGGTTTGGAAATTTTGATTTGCTCTATATACTAAGAATGTTTTGCATGTGTCATGTGTTGAATTGCAAGTGTACCTTGAACCTGGTGATGTTTCATTTGAATAACAATTAGAACTGTCGTAAGGTTGTTGAGAATAGCATGAATTTATGCATATACATATGATAAACCAAAGATGAATCATGACTTTGTTGTTATACATAAGTACAAGATTAGTTCCCATGATTCTAGCTATGAGTTCTTAAGAGTCACTAGTAAATAGCAAAGAATGTAGTGAAAGATGAACGTAAGGAAGAGTTAGAACTTTGAAGGATATATGTTGTGCTTGATGCATATATgaaatgtttttgtttaaaaaagtatagggttaattaaataaatggtccctataaatatttagaattttatttttagtctctataaaataaaataaaatatcattttttaatttttgtgaaattttCCGTCAgtatttttaatccttataaaattttctattAGCATTTTTAATCTCTAAAACGCTAAAAGAAAATGtcccaaaaattaaaaaatatgattttattttataagaacta harbors:
- the LOC11410742 gene encoding lysM domain receptor-like kinase 4, with protein sequence MGTNLVLMYNNKVMIHLWFIICICINSCYSQQPYDSSNCYSNETSPGSRYTCNSTHDTCKTFLVYRANQNFQTISQISNLFNKNTNEILHINNLTSSSQILKQGKEVLIPIECTCSNQFYQAKLSYKNLESSTTFSNIACEVFEGLLKHVTLSDQNENQGNEPKFGDVIHVPLRCSCPKNYSSIMKGVIKYFVTYPLIQGDNFDKLSKKFGISLDDFLEANQLQPLSSVFPQTVVLIPIRDANGPIKIFDIPDSPSPPPNFLPTNPFTQESTQPSNLYIAGPIIGFVLFITLVASGFYMKKLRKTDDVIDSFNPTNSTTLWSPIRTSTTSCLSPDFLVGIKYCLLNYHIEEIEKATNFFSDVNKIGDFAYKGLINGIEVMIKRMRFEDTSEVIDLHSRINHINIVNLIGVCYGESDLISWSYLVFELPKNGCLRDCLMDPCNTLNWHRRTQIVFDIATCLYYLHYCSFPSYAHMNVNSRNIFVTENWRGKLADVGGVSNNLLHGTVSQKVDIFAFGVVLLELISGREKFDGKLVKDCVGFLFGEGSEGGGCFEGLRNFVDPNLKDYSLPEALCLCFLAKDCVKDDPLHRPTVDDIMKVLAKMV